A part of Planctomycetota bacterium genomic DNA contains:
- a CDS encoding DUF1080 domain-containing protein: PPLVNASRKPGEWQSYDIVFAAPRVKDGKVEPARITVFHNGVVLHHGTALLGPTQHRKVAQYSAQPATRGPIHLQDHGDPVRYRNIWIRPLKGYDEP, encoded by the coding sequence CCCGCCGCTCGTGAACGCGTCCCGGAAGCCCGGGGAATGGCAGAGCTACGACATCGTTTTCGCGGCCCCGCGCGTGAAGGACGGGAAGGTCGAGCCCGCCCGGATCACCGTGTTCCACAACGGCGTCGTCCTTCATCACGGGACGGCGCTTCTGGGGCCCACGCAGCACCGGAAGGTGGCGCAGTATTCCGCCCAGCCGGCGACGCGGGGGCCCATCCATCTTCAGGATCACGGCGACCCCGTGCGGTACCGGAACATCTGGATCCGGCCGCTCAAGGGGTACGACGAGCCGTAG